The sequence AATGTAGagtaattttattttgtttttcatgtttgtttttaagCTAAACAGAAAAGTTTGAGATGCATGGATGCATCTAAGACATATGtccaattatttaaattattccaGCTACTCCCTTGTCACAAAGACGTGTAGTTGTGAATGCTGAATCACTGAAAATGCGAATAATGTGACTTTACCTACACAGTTCACCATGCAGCAAGATAACCACAGCTAATCTAACTTGCCACAGTCTTGCTAATAGGACTAAtagattattgatttattaattaattgcatTGCACTTAATGTTGTATGAAAGGTTGGTGCTTTTTTTCTGAATTGCataagaaaccatcatgctatgATTGATATAGCCACAAGTAATAGTGAAAATAGTTTACACAGTCTGATGGTGCATCAAAAAAAATGCAAGCAGAAGCTCGGATAAgcaaagagaaagccaaaaaAAATACTGGTAAGTGATCTGTTGTATCTGAGGTGAATTCTGTTCACCATTGTCTTACTACGACCACGTAACTGCTACTTCTAGGTCGTGAACTCGTTCTGTAATTATTCTGCGAGCACTTGAAGGTAGCATCAGTATCAGTTTTGGGCTCGTGCTCGGATTGATGTCTCGAGCGACTCCGAGGCGTTAGCTTTTGTTTACCTCAAAAATCTCACACGgacttttatataataaaacacataaacttcgtgtttaaaaattaaaatacgtcGATGGTTGGtttatatagaaaaaaaaattgataCAAAGAATATGGCAACCAGGCTGAAAGGACGAGGGAAAGTACAGCAGGAGACAGCTGAGGTAAAGCTCACAGTGTTCCGCACAGTTCACCTTTACCGACAACTTTagaatttattatataaatactaAACTACGATTAATATAAAACTAGATGTTTGTTTGTCTAAATGGAACACAATTCATATACTTTCTTGTAGCCTTATTGTAATTACATCAGGTACACAAAATAAAACCATCACATAAATAACAGACTATAATAATATTcttaaacaacaataacaaaaaaacttgCAATATAACGGtttcatttttgtcttttttattatacttccattgaatatactgtacagtataatgctaaggtttgttttgttgatttGCTTAATagaacaacaaacaacaacaattaataatttttttgccTGAATGTAATATTCAGATTTACCATATAAAATGTGTCATGTGCAAACGTTATGGTGCAttaaatatacatattttttaaatcttttttgacATGTTAGATTTAGCAAATAAAtggaaattattattaaaatgtgccaaaagaataaacatttacaatttACATTTGTTCTCTGTGAAGAACTTGGAAACTTGTTCGACAGAACGTAAGAAATTGAGCAGAAATGAGAGTAAACCAGAGATCCAGAAATAAACccacataattaaaataaaccaacATGCCAAGACTCCTGACAGTCAGGGGCCAAGGCGAGGATGGAACCCAGGtccttaaaatgcatgttggtTTGCAGCTCCCACTGTGCTGTATTGTCAGAAAACAACACTGGCCAGTTTATTACACCCTGTAATACCACTGTATTGTCTCTGCTATACTGGTAATAATTGGATAAAGGGGTAAATCATATACCAACAAGCTATAGTCCGTAACAaagtaactacaaagtgcacctatatGGTAGCAGTACCTGACAAATTGGCCAACACATAAATATAAGGTACTGTTGCCGTACTTAATAAATCAGCAAATCagtttacattcatatttatatGATGGTAAAGCAAGCACCTGCATgtttgattttgtaaataataaattggactttttttttccagtggGACAGTTTGTTTCATCATGAGCTGAGCACCCAGGAGCAATCGCTGGTGTTTGTTAAACGAATGCTGGTACTTTCAGTATCCTCAATAACTTACCTACGAGGGATTTTTCCAGAAGATGCGTATCGTTCTCGTTACTTAGAAGGTAATCGAAAGGGCATTGGCTTTTTTAGTTACATTTTAGATGATAGTATTTAGAGCATTTTAcctttttgcacattttgttgtgttgtggatttaattttaaatggataTGATTGCAATTTTTACCagcaatctacacttaatcacccataatgttgaCTGGAATGCATGTTGCATATCATTTTactactggtgatgaggtgaacaTGTCACTGCATCAAACCCTTTTGTGTTTAGGGCTGCGTAGTCACAGACCATCACCATGATTAAAAATATCTGCAATTTAAGCCatagtagctcttctgttggttcGTTCCGGACGCAACAGGCTTTCATGTTCATtggttttatacatttttttgcTGCCAAATGACATTTTGTTGGTTTGTGGCTTGTACCTACTCTGACCACTGTCGCTGGGTACTCATTATGGCTGCCTGTGTGCAACACTTGCTGTTACTGAGATACTTTTAACCCAGTCGCCtggccataatgatttggcCATCATTAAATTCACACAGGTCTATGAGCAACTTCCATCAGCCCAACGTTTAATATATCCCTGGCTGTGACATGCACAACTGTTACAAATTAGGCATCGGCAAGAATATTTTTGTGGGGTGATTCTTGACTcttcagtgtatatttatcaaAAGTGTAATCAATATAGCCAAATTTTCTTTGTGAAGAAACGAAATATTTCTATCCACAACAGGCAGaaataaatgactgacaatTAGATTTTAAGGATTTTGCAGTAAATGCTAAACAAATCAGTGTCACTTTTTAATAGCATGTGGTTTAAACTGCAGACCAGATCATCTTGAAGTATTTCTTTTGATATTTTAGATTTATGCATCAAAGTTCTCAGGGAGAACTGCTCATCTCCAGGTGCCTGCAAAATTGTTAAGTGGTGAGTGTCTCAttaatcaacatgttttttactGTACTTAAAAGAAACAGCACAAAtaagagctgagatttaaatagAGGTAGCAGTTTAACCCGTAGGGTTCATGAGACAATATAGGGATTTAGATCCTAAAAGGAATAGTCTGCTTCTCGAATCTGGAATAAAGCTCTTGCTGTGTCTAATTTGACCTTGTCTTTTTTTTCCAAGGATGATGGGTTGTTTTGACGCTCTGGAGAAGAGATATGTAAGTCACGCAAGTCGACCCGTATCGTGCAGTTGTTAATGTAAGAGCTGCTCAAATGTAATAAAGCTGTTGTTAtctgttacagctgcaaattGTGCTAATCGGGGTAAGTGTGCCTGGCTTATTTATTTGAACCAGGGGAAAGTGACAAAGATGAACAGATCATTTGATTGCATTTTGTACAATTTCTTATTCATTTAATACAGGTGCACAGAGACCCAGATGACACAAATGTAAGTTTTAGATAGTTAAATAAGTGTACAAACTGCTTTACTCTTAGCCAGTATCACCTTGCGTGCCAAACACAAAACAGCATAACATCCTTTTCTTATCTCAGCACGTCATAGAATCTTACCAGTTCAAGTTCAAATACACAGAACACGGGCCGCAGATGGACGTCCTCAGGTAAGCTCTATTCATACATGCCATACGTCTTTAAAACAAGGGCTGGCACAACAAAGCTGGGTTCATTGGCAATGCTACTGTTTTTCAGGATACGGCAGTTGCTATGCCCTAATATCAAACCAAAGATTGCAGTCCAGTCCAAAGTGGTCAACCTTAAAGAGGGGACTTGGAAATGTGATAACGTCAAAGAGTGCTACAGTCACTATTTTTACCCCCAAATCTAATTCCCAAGTTGTTTTATAGATTCGATTGTTAAAACTAAACAAGAGAACGATTACATTTGATACATAAGTGTATTTCATTCTACTTGCTTAAAAAATATTATCTGCAGTACattgatgtttttgttttttttaagaaacGATAACATCGAGATGAGGGTGACCATGGAGGACACTAAGAAGGCCTCTGTGCTCCTGATCAGAAAGCTGTTTCTCCTAATGCAGAATCTGGATGCGCTGCCTGATGACGTCTCCCTCACCATGAAGCTCTACTACTATGACGATGGTAAAAACAAGACAAGTCTGTCTGAAGCATGTGACATGCTAAAATGTGGCATTTTGAGCCAGTGCTTCTACTAATGTTCTCAGTCACACCACAAGACTATGAGCCGCCAGGATTCAAGGAGGGACTGTGTGATAGCCTGTGGTTCGAGGGCACGGCGGTGCACTTCAGAGTGGGCGACCTGCACACCCCTTTCCACGTGCTAAAAGTTGGAGTGGCAGCTGAGCAGGGACGTGTGAGCAAACTGCAGGAGGGAAACCACCTGAGAGAGAGCGTCCAGGACTCCATGCAGGAGGTCAGACCTCACAGACTGAATCCATGTCTGGATTTTATTCGCTGTATGATGCATTGTTAATATACATACCTGTTTAATAAAGCCCAAATAATATTGCTGTGGACACCAAGCTACATACAACATTCTCAACATGTGAATTTTTCCCCCTTCCTGAAATCTAGGAGTCTGGACAGTGCAGGGAGGAAGACCTGCCATCTGACGACGGTAGGTTTGTGTTTTCTGTACTGTCTTTAGTCTTTACCGAGCTTCAAATATTTGCTTAACGTGTGCCATCTTTAAAATGATCTCTTGCAGAATCGGCACAGTTCAAGCAACCCACAAAAGCCTTGGTCAAGGTAAAAATGGTCAAAATACACCAGATGGACAAAAGTCTGTGGACATTCTTTTCCaagccaaaacaaaaacattgccCCTGTCCTCCCTTTTGGCTAGGCTTTGACGTTACTGACTTTGGACTAGAAGTCCTGGCTCTCATTTGCATTAGGGTcactccacaccaaactcatgaaGCATGTCCTTGCTGGAAAGAGAAAAAAGTTCTTCAACAAACTGTTGTCCTgttattatcatatttatttatttaaaaaaggttttatagagctgttgagtgtggcccaaacacctgaactcaataattaagtggggtgttcacatacttttgaccatattgaTTACATTGTTGTGTAAAGGTCActtctgttattgcatatttgtcactcTGAATAATGCcagaacattaaacatttatttatttagtcagtTTCACCAACTGCTTTCATTCTGGTCAGTCACAGTGAGTCCAGACTCAGAAATAGTAAATGTGAGGCAGGAACACAGTCTTTAAAGGACACCAATTACAGGGcagcacacacacttatacatttACTCACAAGCAGTTTAGAGCAGCAAGTGCACCTACTGCATGTTTCTATTtaaggtgggaggaaacaggagagAAAACTAATGCAGACACACCCTGCAGACCTgtcgcgaccctgaccaggataaagcggtcgatgaaaataaatgaaattgtaGCTTTTAAGTGGTAGATACGGTCAGCACCATTACTCAGatcaaatatgcaaaaacagaAATGGATAATAATGTTTCTTTCAacactttacattttaaaaatgtaaaaaagggTCCTTAACACTGTTTTGTTTTATCAGAGAGGAAGCAACAAACTGACAAAGAGATGGAgaagaaaatattaaaagtcCATTCCAGTTCATTTAGGCTGAAGAATGAGGTTGTTCTTCCAGTTAGTATTTTTAGACGTTTATTTATGCCATGACTTGAAGCCTGGATGTTACATGAACAGACATGGACCTCATGTAGGatttgttaaaatgttttaattgaaAAAGGATGCCCTCGCAAAGGCTGCAGTTTATTTGACAAAATGGGCTTAATACAATAGTTCTGGGCGCTCTGGTGGCACAGCGGCCTAATATGCTagctgaccactgcagagtcTTTGAGgtcttgagtttgaatctcagcattgTTACTGGCGTCGGTGCAGTGTTAGTGAGGAGAAGCCTCAGCCGATCCtctctccctcagacacagaaaACGCACCCAGCCAGGCCTGAGAGTCAAACTCTTGTGGCAGGGGGATGAGCTTATTAGGCTGCCACCCCACCCAACTGCCCCCATATGTTTTAATAAcaacatttttctttattttgtatgtCTTTACAATAATTGTATGTAATtacaatacataaacaaataataaataatttaaaaacatgtaaCTTTTCTGTAAGGGCTGCATCTGCAGGAATAGTGCAGATATGAACTGATTTGTTGATCACTTTCAGgctttaataacattaataacaatgataaaatGATCTTGGGGTGAGACTTCGTACCCATGTAGTCGAATGAGCATTTGTAGAAGGGTGACAGAAGTTCCTACACAAGAGACTCACCCACATTTTTATGGTCCTCACTTTTTCGTTTGTTTACAAATTGAAGCACAACGCTGcaacaagttttttttataacCATAGACTCTAAAGTCTCTACAGTCTCTAAGCTGTAATTGTCAACCATGACTATGGCACAAGATGCTTTTTTAACGCATCTTCATTTACTCTTATATTTAAGtagtgtatgtttatatgtacatTTTACGAAGATCTTTATGATCCTACAAATGATATGTTGTGATTAACTCTGTTAGAATTAATTTTTATGCTAGATGAAATTGTAATGAGAAGTCCTTGAGCGTTTGTGAGAGACCCTTTCTGTGACCTGTGTGTTTAAAAGAGACTCTCCACGTTTCCCATCTCGACCACTACAGTCTTGAGCTGTGAGTAGTACTCGATCGTCACCTGGCCGTTTTCTCTTCCTATACCTGCAAtgacagaaaaataataagaaaattgCATTTTGACACATTTGTCTCTCAGTAGTGATGACATTAGatcatcttttttcttttcatgtCATTTTCAATTCCTGTTCCGCCAGTATCTTCTGTTTTAGGCCAGTTTTAGGTCCTCAGACCAATATTCTTTATTGGATAGATAATATCACCACTGAAAAGTGTTACTGCCATGCTGCCTCTCTCCAGCTTCTCAAATAATCAAGTGATTCATTCTTGGTATTATTTTAAGAAAACGCATTACTGTGCATTGCTGATGTGTCTCCATATGTTGCGGTAGGTCCAAGCCACATGCAACGTATCAAATACTATTAAAAACAATATCGATATTCATGCACATTTTTAATGAATATCAAGAATGCACTTATTCTAGTGTGAATAagctttaaattattttacagtataCCCTAAAAAGCTTGCTTTTTCTCTCTATTACCTGAAGTTTTGTAGCCACCGAATGGCACCTCCACAGGCGTTATGTTGTAGTTGTTGATAAAACAGGATCCAGCCTGCAGGTTCTCAATCACTCGATGTGCTCTCTGAATGTCTCTGAAAGAAGACGAACACACATACAGTTTCATTATGCCTGCTGTGTTAATAATTCTACATATGTCCTCtaatttctcccttttttacTAGATTAGGGCCACATACATTCAGACTTTTTGATCTGTTGCATACTTAAATGTGCTGtagatttgattatttattttggaTGGATGTACAATTAATCACCCATAGTGAAGGTTTAGTtttttcgatttttttttttaccatcctCTGCACTGTACGTGGGGACAAAAGAAACTTTGGTTCTAATCCAGGCAAGTTTGTCACAGTTTCAGTTGACTGgaacttttaaaatattgcCCTAACTGTAGATAAGGAGCTTTTTAGGCGAGTAGCTATTTCCCCAAGTTGAAGAGTGACTAAGAGAATTTGACCTCTGTTTATTAACAGGATGTCATGAATTATAGCTTAAGGTCGTAGAACCTATGTTCAACttaaagtaaaatgtagattttGTTTCTAAGAATTCTAGGGCTGATGGGAGaatatttttctttcatttcaaaTTAATTTCAATTAAAGGTTGGATTTTTTTAGTCTAAGGTTACACTAATCCTCCAATAGGTGGATTTTATGACCCTTTTTGACTCATCTTTAAAAgtggtgccaa is a genomic window of Trichomycterus rosablanca isolate fTriRos1 chromosome 4, fTriRos1.hap1, whole genome shotgun sequence containing:
- the zte38 gene encoding zebrafish testis-expressed 38, translating into MATRLKGRGKVQQETAEWDSLFHHELSTQEQSLVFVKRMLVLSVSSITYLRGIFPEDAYRSRYLEDLCIKVLRENCSSPGACKIVKWMMGCFDALEKRYLQIVLIGVHRDPDDTNHVIESYQFKFKYTEHGPQMDVLRNDNIEMRVTMEDTKKASVLLIRKLFLLMQNLDALPDDVSLTMKLYYYDDVTPQDYEPPGFKEGLCDSLWFEGTAVHFRVGDLHTPFHVLKVGVAAEQGRVSKLQEGNHLRESVQDSMQEESGQCREEDLPSDDESAQFKQPTKALVKRGSNKLTKRWRRKY